The sequence GGCAAGGAGCTGTTTCCTTCCAGGTCGAGGCAAGAACCCTGTGGGATCCCACTTAGGGAGTGCTAAAACAACTAAGCAGGAAATAAGAGACCTAATGATGTTGGTAATTATGGATCAAAGGACAGGAGAAAAGGCTTTCACCCCTGCAGCATTGTTCTCTGTACCTGTGGAAACTGATGGTTCCCAGGCCTGAATTAAATTGTTCTTCCTTGACTAGAAAGAGACAACATTAAACTGAGTCTGGGCCTTGGTAAATACAATCATTTTCATCTGGATCATCTTTCCATTTGGGAGCCTTTTTAGGGCCGGGAAGCAGAGAACTTGTACACCTTAAATTTTGAAGGCAACCTTTGAGTGGTTTTGTCCTCAGTCAGGTTTGTGTTTGAGTAGAAAGCAAGCAGCTTGGAGgccctgtgtgtgctgcagagGACAGGGTTACCTAGCCAGGGTTAGTTAAATGTGTTCATTTCTCTGCTCACACAGGCTTTGAACGTGGGGAGAAGAGCTGTAACCCAAGTGAGCTTAGGTGTTGCTGCCTTTGATGTCGAGATGGGTGTTTCGTGTATAAGGAGCACCTGGATGGTTTTTAAATGCAGGCAGTTTCTCctctgtggagcagagctggcagcagcctccAGGGAAAGGGTGGAGTGGTCCTGTCTTGCTGAGGTTGATTTGTCAGCGGTTTGCAGGAAGTGCCAACACACAGTCCTGGGCTCTTGttggcagagctgcttcttGTTTCAGAAGGGATCTGGTTAATGGGGTGAGAGAAGGTGCTGAACATCAGTCCTGGTTACCAGTTGTGTACCCCTATGCTCAAAGGACCCCCAGCTCTTCAACCTTTTGCTGGTCAGCTTCCTCCTCTGGTTCACTGGTGaccatccctccctccaccaGTTGTCTGGCCATGCCTTCCTTCTGCCTGATGTGTCcctttgcatgttttccctGCAGGGCTCAGAATGGAATGCCTCCAATTTGGAAGATTTGCAGAACAGAGGGTGAGTAGCTTCAGGCCATCAGTTTAAAAGCAAGAGCCTGGCTTTAACCAACAAACTCTATTCCATACCTGCTGTGTAACCTGAGTCTTACTAAAGGGTTTGCAGATCCAAACAAGCTCTTGTTTCCTCTAGACTCCTTGTCCCACGAACAGGCACCCTAAAGTAGAAGAATCTTCCTCCGACCTTGACTAATGTCCCCAAGGCAAACAAAGGAAGGCAGCAAGCTCATAGCTATAAGTAGTAAAAAGCTGCAATTACTGAACTGGATGCTGCATAGTTGGCTCCGTGCCCTCGGCCCCAGCCCGTTGTTCTGGACTGATTACAGAGGCACTTCGGACCTCCAGGCTGtggcaggaaggaaaatgtgGAGAAGAGCATTTGGTGCTCTGAGTGGGGCCCAGTAGGAAGTAAAGTCCTGCAGCTCTCAGGCCGAGCACTGATGAGGTCCTCTGGTTCTTGCCATTCCTACTTTTCAAGCTTAGAGTGTCCTTTCTCCAGACCAGGTGGATATAAGCATCGGGATTGtgcaattaaataattattcatGGGTTTGGCTTATTTGTGCCAATCCAGTGGAAAAAACTAATCATGCTGCTGAATTGATAGTGTAATTCTATACCTCAGAAATTCAGCCTGGCAAAATTGACTCTTCTTGTTGAGCTCAGGCTTTGCTGTGGTTTCCTTGAGTCTGACAGGTCCTACTTGATTGCCAGTGATCTCATACCTGCTTGGGAAAAGGGGTGTCACTCCCTTGCAGCGCCCTTGTTCTGCCTGATATCCCAGCACGAGTGCATTTCATAAGCATCTTACAAGTAACCCTCAGGGCTAAAAATACTGAGTGCAGTGTACATAAATACCACACGCTTTCTCTAGCAGTTTCCTTTCCAGAAAATTTAGGGATAAGAAATAAATCCTCCCCAGTGGCTCATTGTCTGTTACATCTCTCTAGTTATTTTATGCATTTGTTTATCTTTGGTGTTACTTGGGGGCTTAGTGTTCATCTTCCCGTGGTTTTGGTACAGCAGGAGGAGAGATTCACAAAGGGGCTTGGAGAAAAGTGTGCAAACACTAATTGCAGGAGCTCCTGTGGCATAAGTGTTGCTGACACATAGCATAGAGGTGGTGGGCAGTGTGACCTGACATAGTGCAGAGGAAGTTTATATCCATGGATCCCTGTTATCAGGCTCTACACTGCCCAGCAAAACCTATTGTCTGTGTTAGCTGCTGCTTCCTTGCATTAAGTCCTGGTTTCCCAGGAATTTTGTTCAAGAGTGCACTTCCAAATGCCCTTAGCAAAGCAAGGCAAGGCTGCAGTGTAGCAGTGGGACATCTCTCTGAACTGGCTGTGTTTCTCTCTGTGTTCCCATGCAGGGTGCGGTATATTTTGAATGTGACTCGAGAAATAGATAATTTCTTCCCTGGGCTCTTCGAATACCACAATATTCGGGTTTATGATGAAGAAGCTACAGATCTTCTGGCTTACTGGAATGATACCTACAAATTCATCTCCAAGGCAAAGTAAGtcttttcagaaaacacaaCACACACGTTTAGAAGATATATActaagcattttgttttcctgctgattttccgaactgcttttcctccttgCCTACCTAGCATCagagcattttcattttgtggtTTGCAGTAGAACAACATCTCCGTGCTAGAGGCTGCCCTGAACTGCTCAGTATCTCTTTGGGATGTGTTTCTAAGTTGTGACACCACGTTTGTGGTACAGGTTCTCTTTTTACTTGGAATACTGCTTGATGCCAGTGGGCCATTTGGGCTGAGCTCAAGGGTGCTACATTAGTCTTCAAGGGTTTTCCTGTATCTCTGTGTTTATCCACTTTGCAATAACAACTTCAGAAGAGCTGTTGTAACAAAATCTGTTGCAAATATTAATTAGACCTTGTTCTTCAGTTTCTTTGTGTGTCTTGCTCCAGTTTGTAAATTGGATTATCAGATCACATCCCAGACTCCAGCTGCGGCCACAGTGTTGAAAATACATTTGATAATACTCTGGTAAAGAAGTTGCTGCTTTCTTAAGCTTGTCAtatgttttctgtttaatgatcctcttttgttctttctctcaCTTCAGGAAAAATGGTTCTAAATGCCTGGTGCACTGCAAGATGGGAGTGAGCCGCTCAGCATCCACGGTGATTGCCTATGCCATGAAGGAATATGGCTGGAACCTGGACAGGGCTTACGACTACGTGAAGGAACGGCGCACCGTCACCAAGCCCAATCCCAGCTTCATGCGGCAGCTGGAGGAGTACCAAGGGATCCTGCTGGCCAGGTGAGTGGAAGGAATGATCCTGATTGTCCATGTTAAGGCATGACACTTCAATGGTTGACTCTGTTCTTATAGTCAGAGCTTGTATCACTGCGTTGTGCAAGCTCGGGATCTTAGGAAGGGTAGCACTCTGTTCTCAGGGTTATCAACTGAGCCTGGGAAGACGGGTGTAACAAGGAGCTTTCAGGAGGCTGCTTGACTTCTAGGATGTTTGGTTTTTGGAAAGTAGCATCCCATGAAGTGTTATCTGAGTGCAACATTCAAGAGCTATGCAGGCTCCAACAGAGATAAATGATATCCCTGTTGCTTGTAACATCACTTGGCAGGGAACTTGCTTTGTCTCCTCACAGTTCCCTGTTGAGCATgcccctcctcagcagctggtCTGGTTTTATTTAGATCCCTTTGGTAAGTGTTGGTgtgaggggaggggacaggatGTTCTGTGCATTGCAGCAGTGGTGTTTATTCCTGCCTGGAGTCCTGAGGCCGGTCTGGAGCTGGGCCTGGGTATGGGCAAGTGTGTTGTAATCCCAAGCCTATCACCTGACTAGCAAAAAGAGATAAATATTGCATGTTTCTAAGCTGTGTTAAGCAATGTCTTCACGTGATCAGCAGGAAGGAGGTAGTGATACTCTGTTTTGCCAGATTATGGTATTTTGTTTGGGATCCTGGTGTGCTTTGCCTGGGAGCAGATCTGCAGCAAACAGAGTTACTCAATCTGAGCCTTCTGCCACAGGGGGTAGCTCTTAGCAGGTTTGGACCAAAGTAAACAGTAAATTTCAAAGCTGCTCAGTGCTATTGGGAGATGCCTGCTTATTGTGGAAtcaatttaggttggaaaatagCTTTAAGGTCGAGTCCAGCCATTGTTTTATACGCTGTTATTTACAGCAGCTCAGTCACTCATGTGCTCGCTTTAGGGCACACTTCTTACCTCTGTCCCCTGCTTGATTTTGTCCTTTCATGTCAGTTCTATCCACTTGCAAAGACCTCCCTTCCCTTTCATTCTAGTAACTTATCCTTCCTTCTTTGCTCTCTACCTGTTCCCAGCAGCCTGACTGTGTGTGTTGCTGGGCCAGGCCTGGATTCCCAATTTTTACACCAAACCCTTGGTGTAAGCTCCCCTGTCACTGTAGCGtgcttcctctttccctctctgcccagGTAAACAACCTCGGGGCTCCTCCCAACTTATTCCCTGGCCAGGTGCACCCACAGGATCTTCATCCTCCACCTCTTGCTTTGcctgctttcctctctcctgctccccaaACCCTGCCTGCCATAATgaccctctttctctctaaaaaAGCAGCCAAGTGGTATCGAGTCTCAGGACAGATCACATGGaatagataattttaaaaaacagtgcCCTGCTGGACTGAAACCCTTTGGGACAGACACCACACCTGCCTTGGGTGCCTCATGTGACACCAAACATGCTGCTGGCACCAGTTAGTAAAGGTCAGTGCTTAACTCTGGGCCAGAGATGACCTGACCAGTGTGGTTTGCAATGACCACACTGGGAACTTAGATCTCATTGGGGTAGATtggatggagaaaaagaagctttttAGGTGTGAAAAATGCACCAACAGGTTAGTGAACACCTGTGAGGAGCCCTGGTATGGGACCAGCTGGTCTCTCACATCTTTAAGCCCTCAGGCTAGCAGTTGGTTTGGGTAATCTGCCAATCTGGTGGTTGGTGACATGCCTGCAAAGCCACCCTGTACAAACATTTTGGTTAAGGATtaaaatttttcccttttagtaatttcttttttggaGGTATATCTTTCTTGCTGCCACCATTTATAGGCATGTGGCTTCCCTTCCACtgaagcacagccctgctcctgacCTACTCTTCAAGTCCCTGTACAATGGCACAAACAGGATTACTTGTGAGgctttaaaaaatgcaagagCAGTGCATTACATCTGTGGAGGACGAAAAAGCCTGCAGTAAATGAAGCTTCACTGAAGCAAGGAATGGCCCCTCCATGCTGCAGAAACTGTCCCTCTTTATCCACTTCCTCTCTCAGCtccaaactgctttttttccctctttctttgtGTTATTCAGCTTTGCCCTCTGGCCGCCTTGTTTATTGCTGCAGTATTCCAGGACaggtaaaaaaaacaaaaacaaaaaaaccaacagattGACACTCATGTGACTGCTCCAATTTCAGGGGGAAGGTATGTGAGGGCAGCCATGTGCTCACACTATCCAGTTACGGTTTTGTGCTGGGGTTATGGCAACTGGGATATGTTTTCCAGCTGTAAAATGAAAACCCCCTGCCTGCTTTTAGTCACAACAACAAGTGTGTTTTGCTCTTTGGGACTGTCATGCTTCCTGGGGTTAGTGAAACTGTCCCCTCCCTCTGTTGATAAACACAGCAAGGCTGAGCCAGGCCTGTTTCTGTTATTAGTTATAGATAAGTTACAGGAAACTGGTGTTTGGGATCTCCTGTGCCTTGTGCAGCTTGTGAATCAGCAGCAGTTTTATACCCAAGCCTGGAGAGCTGATGGGAGGTGTGGGGGACTCCTGGTCCAAAGCTGGTGTGGGCACAAGCACTGGGAATGTTGCCCAGGAAGGTCAAGGGGTGGCTGTGGGCTGTGAGAAGGGACGTGGGCTCCTGTTCTCTGACTCTGCATCAAGCACCTCATGCAGGTTGTCAGACTGGGGAAGTGTGAGATTGGAAGGTAGCACAGCACACCTCTGCCAGTGGTGCTTGACATCTGATTTGGTCCTCAGATCTGTGCCAGTTGCTCACACAGGAGGgtaattttcactttaaaaatcagatgTGCAGCAGAGGGCTGGATTTGAGCACTGAAGTGCCCTCAGAaaacaccagcagctccccaggctgtATGAGCAGAGATGTCAGATGACAATCCCATACAGAGCCCAGGCAAGAACCTGCCTTAAGGGCAAGCCTGGTTCTGCTGCCAGTGTCAAACTGCTCCAAAAACCATTGGAGACAGAGCATGTGCACTTCAGGACAGTGTCCTTGGCCTTTGATCTTGACCCTCCTCTCCTGAGAAAGGACCTGTGTCGCACGTGAAGGTTGTCACTGATTATAGGGTTGGAAAGCTAAATCTGCAATGGATTATTTTCCTTAGCTGTTGGGCACCCACAGGTGAGCTGGCACACGGTAATTAGCTCAGTACCATCTGTTAATTAACTTCCTGTGGTCACTGGATGTGTCTGGGAGCGCCTGCTCATAACAGCAAGGTACTGGAGGGGTTTTGCAAgatctcctgcagctccaaggaggtttctgtggtttttgtGTTCCTCCTAGGGGCAATGGGTGGAAACACATCCCTGTGGCCGTAGCCACTCAGCAAACCCTGGCAGCCTGGGCTAGCTCTGGGATTTCATGGCAAGAAGTTGCCTCCAGTGCTCTCTGTAAGCCCAGGTGCATGGGTTGGGGATTTTGGCAGGTGGAGATAAGGAAGGTGATGCAATGCCACTGGCAGTTGCTTGGCCTTTTGATGGTTCAGACTTTCCTAAAGGGGCtttccaggagctggaggagttCTGAGCTTCCTTCCTGTGGAAGGTGGGTGGTAATTTGGGCTGTTTGTTTACCACTGAGGATATCTTATGTATTTTTGCACACACCCACCTCTACTCATCCCACCCTATCCTTTGGTTACAAGAGCCAGTTATTGATGACTGAAGCTACTCAGAGAAGGAACCGTGAGGGAAACTGGACTTTATTCAGTGCCCACCACCTGCTTGTGTCCAGCACAAGGGGTTCTCTCTCATCTGGTCACTGCTCACCTGCTAGCAAATGGCAAAGTGCTGGCTGAGAAGGGACCAAATTCTGCAGTCAATTCAACATTGCATTTGTTGAGTGGACAGATCCAATGCCACAGGGGAATAGCGAGGGGTATGTGGAGCAGAATGGTGCCATGGGATTCAGCTCCTGGAAAGTGGCTCTTTACTGAatcaacttttccagcagcaggttTGGCCCTGAACTGTTCAGGTGAAGCTGCAGTTGTGGCCAGTGACTCCTCCAGCATTTGGCACAGTTTTTGTTGTAGGTTGTGTCCTCTTACAACCTCTTACAAGGTGGATCTGGCTCTGGTATGTGGAAATTACtcactgttttcctttgctctccTTGCCCGCAGCAAACAGCGGCACAACAAACTGTGGCGCTCACACTCGGACAGCGACCTCTCAGATCACCACGAGCCCATCtgcaaggctgggctggagctgaaCAAAAAGGAGATCACCACCTCAGCCGACCAGATCTCAGAGGCCAAGACCAACGACAACCAGCAGCCCATGTCTCCCATCTACTCAGCTGAGCTggacagagagcagcagctcccagaggaCACAAACATGATCGAGGATGTGTGTGTGAAGGAGAGAAGGATCCACTTAGAGTTTACTTGCAGAGACTTCCACGCTGAGCAGATGGAGGACAAGCTGAACCTGAACAATATCAATGGCTGTACGGCGGGGTGCTGTGTAGACTCTGTCCCCCCTGACAACTGCCATGCTTCTGAGGCCTtaatgcagctccagcaccCCTTGGAAATAACGGAGTTTCCTGATCTGACAGTGGACGATCTAGAAAAAGATGCCCTTAAGCCTGATATGAACGTGCACTTGGTTCCCATGGAAGAATTCACTTCATGCTTAAAAGACTTCCCCCAATCCCCAAACCAAAATTCCCCAGGTCTCCAACAGAACCCTCAGCCCGAAGTGACAGACCTCAGCACAGACAGGATTGATTTCTTCAGCGCTTTGGAGAAATTCGTGGAGCTCTCCCAGGAGAGCCGGTCACGCACCTGCTCCCATTCCAGGCCGGAGGAGCAAGGGATTGGGAGGAATGGGGTCTCCAGGGTGCCCATGCTGGAAGTGCCACCTGCTGCAGATGGGAGTGCAGATACTCGAAGGCACAGCCCTGGAAACTCTCCTCAGGCATCAGATGACTCTTCCACAGATGAAGAACaacaaaaggttaaaataaCTTGCTCAGTTTTTTTAGGAACTGCTGCTCGATGCTGTCTGTGGGGTGGCTGTGGATGGGATTTTCTAGCCCTGCTTTCACTGGACAGAGTGTTTGGGGAGGGATTGCTAGATGCTTCTCCCTTCCTTCACTTTTAGATACTTGCCCTTTTCTGAACTTTTTCCTTAAACATCAGTTTGCTGGCATTGGCAGGGCCATGAGCTGACCTTGACCTGACCTGCTGTGCTGTTCTCATGAGAAACTTATTTTTGAGTTTTGCATCAGGACAGCAGAAAGGTGGGACTTGACCCACTAATTTAGCCAGACCCTGAGCCCAGCCAGCATCCCAAATCTGCACAGATACTTATCTGACTTGAGAAATCCACCAAAGAATGGGGCAAAACTGGCCCTTTTCCCTGGTTGGGAAGTACCAGCATTGGGGTAGTAAATCAAGGCAGGTGTAGAGCTTCCATTGCTGGAGGAAGAAATTAACCTGTCCAGGTCTGGAGTGATGGGATTGGGCACGTCATGGCTCACTTCTCCTGGGTAGAGAGATGGTCTTGACAAAATTTAGTAACCTCTAAATTTAGGTACCTTTTTCTAGTAATTGCTTTTCAGCCTCCAGGACTCTCACAGGGATTGATGATGTCCTGGGCCATCATTTTCTGGGAGCTTCTCTTATTTAAATTCCACACTGAATTGCTTGAATCTTTTCCATCTCCATGTGAGGCAGTAAGGCTCTTCCAAATATAATAGGCCAGTGCTCTCTCCTGTGATTTGGCAGAGAGTGTCTGTGGGGATTGGGATCCTCCCTGGCCATTTTCCTCTGGGAAACCAGAGTGTTTCAGTGCTTGGTCATTCTTTTTGCTGTACTTCTGTTTGCTCCATACATGAGCAGAATTTGTCATGTTTTCAGTTCAAAATGGCACTTTTAGCAGTATTAGGATTCTTTCTGTTGGACTtttcttcacttaaaaaaaaaaagctacctTTTCCTTGGGGTTTGTGGCAATTAAAGTTCTTAGATCTCAGTCTAAGTGAAGATCCAGCCTGGAATATGTTAAGTTCAGTCCCAGAGACAGTAAAAAAATCTACGTTAGTGATCAGTGCTGTGGTGATCTCTCTCCACACACTGCCACATgcttttttgttcctttgggGATGTGCACCCCTGTTTTCTCTaccctgctgctgtttgctctgTGTCAGCACAGCTGATGCACTCCGTAATTCTCCTGTCTGTGTGTTGCAGGAGGTCCCTGAGCTGCCTGGTGCAGGTCATCTCACGAGATCCCACTCGGAAAATgccatttctgtgaaggaaattaTCACAGAGATTGAGTCAATCAACCAGGGAGTAGGACCTGCCCAGCAAAAAGAGGGTTCAGCCAACCTCAGCCAGACACCAAAGAGGAACATGGTGCATGACCTGCCAGTGGAGGTGATTTGGGCATCAGAAAAACTGGAACAGAGTGAAGGAGCCTGTGCTGGAcaccaggaaaaggagaaggaccctctgccagctgagcaggaagaagcccCATCTCTGCAGCTGTCTTCTGGTAAATCAGAcctggaggaaagcagctctggtggggagcagcaggagcctcGTGGCTCTATCAACCCTGAGCCCAAGTGGTGCCCCGGCTCCGTCCGGCGCGCCACGCTGGAGTTCGAGGAGCGcttgaggcaggagcaggagcaccagcacacagccccagcctgcacTTTACTGACCCGCAAGAACTCCAGGAACGACTCCCCTGCTGCCGAGCTCCTGCCACGGGGGAAGAGCGAGGAGCCACCCCTGGAGCTGGCTCTGGAGGGTGAGAAGGTTCAGGGTCCAGGCGCTGAGGAAccactgctgcctcctggggcagagcagcctgtgggCAGACACCTGCCTGCACCCCTCGGGCCCCCTGCCCAGGAGTCCCTGCCCGCAGAGCCCAGCCCGGGGCAGGAGGGAGCGGCACAAGAGCGCAGGACAGTGGTCTCGTTTGACGGGACGGAGGAGCcgtccctgccctccctcctgccaAAGAGAATCGAAATCATCGAATACACTCTCACGGTGAGGCCTGCAGAGCAGCGCCCCGACACAAGCTGTGAGCAGGGCGGGCTGGCCACGGCCACCCCGTCTTTAGATGAAAACTTGAACCCCTCGGTGTGCTTGGAGAAGGCTCCGGTGGATCCCTCGCCGCCGGAGCACACGGTACGCAAGCAGGCCGCCTTCACCGTGGGCAGCCCCAGCGAGGAAGGCGGTGGGATATCTGCTCACCTCGGCGTTGCTTCTCCCTCTGCCCAGGTGACCTGTCCACCTCCAGGCAGCCTCGAGCCCTCTCCTTACCCCTACGTCATTCACCTGGAAGGTGTCACCGAGCAGAGCACGAGTACAGACGATGAGCCGGTCACGCCGTGTGGCACCGAGGGAGATGCAACTCTCCCGTTCAGGGATGGTCCCAAACCTCTCTGCGGGGGCAGTGCTGGCATCTCGAGGCAGCTGAGCAGTGAGGACTTCAGCAGGCAGCATGCTGAAAACATGGACTTTCTGGACATCTCGTTCCTGTGTTACAGCCTCCcgcacagctccagcagccgcAGCGTGGAGGAGCGCTCCAGCAGCCCCGGGCTGGTCAAGCAGCGGGCCAAGGAGATAGAGGCTCGGATCCGGCACGCAGGGCTCACCACGCCCTCCCACATGAAGCGCTCGGCATCCCTGGCCAAACTGGACTGCCTGGACCTCTCCAAGGATGACTTACGTGAGAGGGAGTCAGCCTCTTCCGATGCCAACCCGGTGCTTCTCACCTGCGTTGCCCTCGGTCGTGGCTTTTGTGGGGGGAGTTTCGAGAAGGGCTCGGAGAGTCCATGTGGGGAgcatctcctctcctccccagaGCCCACTAGGCATTTTGTGGAACAGCTCAGAACAGCCGAGTGCATTGCCCAGAGCAAGCCGGTGGAGAGGCCGCTGGCTCAGTACGCCAAAGagtgcagctccagccagcagAGTTTGTGTTCCAGTGCAGATCCGACGTGGACTAGCTCCGGGGAGAGCCCTCCACTGCTCCAAGTGCAGGTCCTGGACTCCTTGTCTCCATCTCAAGCTCTGGCTGTCGCCCCACGGCAGCAGCACGGGAGAACTCACCCTCTGAGGAGGCTCAAAAAGACCAATGACAAAAAGCGGACAACCAATCCCCTCTACAACACGATGTGATCCTGGGCCCTTGGCTGTGATTTCTTACCCAGAACCCGTGGTGTTGCTTTCACGCAAGGGGCAGGTGTAATATAAGGAACATGCACTTTATTggttaattttatatatattgtCATTTTACTGTTCCTGGCGCATGTAGGTGTGGGTTGGTTCTTCTATGTGTGACTCTGACTGCAGgactgtttgggtttttttaagtttaacTCAGATAACctcaaatgttctttttttgttgttgttgttggtttgttttaaaagaacacCTTTACCATGAGAAAATTGATGTTGGCTTGCTTCGGCAAGGTGGAGTTTTGCTTACAACCAGATCCTAGTTCCTAACTTGAATTTTCCCCATGCCTTGAAATGGTGCTGGGCAGTTGGTGGGGTGAGAGCCCCTGTAAATGTGAAGGTTGTGCCAAGGTCCCTTTGTTTGgcctttcttttattctgtaaaCTGGAACTCCACGATGCTGGCAGAACC is a genomic window of Corvus hawaiiensis isolate bCorHaw1 chromosome 20, bCorHaw1.pri.cur, whole genome shotgun sequence containing:
- the SSH2 gene encoding protein phosphatase Slingshot homolog 2 isoform X2 yields the protein MIPYFSDNAVISQGAIAQLISESFLTVKGAALFLPRGNGSSTPRISHRRNKHAGDLQQHLQAMFILLRPEDNIRLAVRLESTYQNRTRYMVVVSTNGRQDTEESIVLGMDFSSNDSSTCTMGLVLPLWSDTLIHLDGDGGFSVSTDNRVHIFKPVSVQAMWSALQSLHKACEVARSNNYYPGSLFLTWVSYYESHINSDQSSVNEWNAMQDVQSHRPDSPALFTDVPTERERTERLIKTKLREIMMQKDLENITSKEIRTELEMQMVCNLREFKEFIDNEMIVILGQMDSPTQIFDHVFLGSEWNASNLEDLQNRGVRYILNVTREIDNFFPGLFEYHNIRVYDEEATDLLAYWNDTYKFISKAKKNGSKCLVHCKMGVSRSASTVIAYAMKEYGWNLDRAYDYVKERRTVTKPNPSFMRQLEEYQGILLASKQRHNKLWRSHSDSDLSDHHEPICKAGLELNKKEITTSADQISEAKTNDNQQPMSPIYSAELDREQQLPEDTNMIEDVCVKERRIHLEFTCRDFHAEQMEDKLNLNNINGCTAGCCVDSVPPDNCHASEALMQLQHPLEITEFPDLTVDDLEKDALKPDMNVHLVPMEEFTSCLKDFPQSPNQNSPGLQQNPQPEVTDLSTDRIDFFSALEKFVELSQESRSRTCSHSRPEEQGIGRNGVSRVPMLEVPPAADGSADTRRHSPGNSPQASDDSSTDEEQQKEVPELPGAGHLTRSHSENAISVKEIITEIESINQGVGPAQQKEGSANLSQTPKRNMVHDLPVEVIWASEKLEQSEGACAGHQEKEKDPLPAEQEEAPSLQLSSGKSDLEESSSGGEQQEPRGSINPEPKWCPGSVRRATLEFEERLRQEQEHQHTAPACTLLTRKNSRNDSPAAELLPRGKSEEPPLELALEGEKVQGPGAEEPLLPPGAEQPVGRHLPAPLGPPAQESLPAEPSPGQEGAAQERRTVVSFDGTEEPSLPSLLPKRIEIIEYTLTVRPAEQRPDTSCEQGGLATATPSLDENLNPSVCLEKAPVDPSPPEHTVRKQAAFTVGSPSEEGGGISAHLGVASPSAQVTCPPPGSLEPSPYPYVIHLEGVTEQSTSTDDEPVTPCGTEGDATLPFRDGPKPLCGGSAGISRQLSSEDFSRQHAENMDFLDISFLCYSLPHSSSSRSVEERSSSPGLVKQRAKEIEARIRHAGLTTPSHMKRSASLAKLDCLDLSKDDLRERESASSDANPVLLTCVALGRGFCGGSFEKGSESPCGEHLLSSPEPTRHFVEQLRTAECIAQSKPVERPLAQYAKECSSSQQSLCSSADPTWTSSGESPPLLQVQVLDSLSPSQALAVAPRQQHGRTHPLRRLKKTNDKKRTTNPLYNTM